The following proteins come from a genomic window of Streptomyces sp. Sge12:
- a CDS encoding GNAT family N-acetyltransferase, with protein sequence MTDHMIESTLSELERYYDTVPRVGGARAEDFGALTLFVQEGAGWPYYARPALGGPEATPADVQRVLERQRELKVPEAFEWVAETSPSLRAAVEAAGLHVHEHPLMVLDPSAEALPPHPEVRLLGADDPLLTAAVTVPALAFAAPGTAVGEAGPAELAAAMAEPSAEEGRARVSGKLAAGTGAMAAAVRDGVVLCSGMYNPVGDVVEIVGVGTLPSARRQGMALGVTAALVAEALARGARTVFLSAGDEDVARVYARIGFRRVATALIAEPQA encoded by the coding sequence ATGACCGACCACATGATCGAATCAACGCTGTCCGAGCTGGAGCGGTACTACGACACGGTGCCGCGGGTGGGCGGGGCACGCGCCGAGGACTTCGGCGCGCTGACCCTGTTCGTCCAGGAGGGCGCGGGCTGGCCGTACTATGCGCGGCCCGCGCTCGGCGGCCCCGAGGCGACCCCCGCCGACGTACAGCGGGTGCTGGAGCGCCAGCGGGAGCTGAAGGTGCCCGAGGCCTTCGAGTGGGTGGCCGAAACCAGCCCCTCGCTGCGGGCTGCGGTGGAGGCGGCGGGACTCCACGTCCACGAGCACCCGCTGATGGTGCTGGACCCCTCGGCCGAAGCCCTTCCCCCGCATCCGGAGGTCCGTCTGCTCGGCGCGGACGACCCGCTGCTGACCGCCGCGGTGACGGTCCCGGCCCTCGCCTTCGCGGCCCCGGGCACGGCCGTGGGCGAGGCCGGACCGGCGGAACTGGCGGCAGCGATGGCGGAGCCCTCGGCCGAGGAGGGCCGGGCCCGGGTGTCCGGAAAGCTGGCGGCGGGCACCGGCGCCATGGCCGCGGCCGTACGGGACGGCGTCGTGCTCTGCTCCGGCATGTACAACCCGGTCGGGGACGTCGTGGAGATCGTGGGCGTCGGCACCCTCCCGTCGGCCCGCCGCCAGGGCATGGCCCTCGGGGTGACGGCCGCGCTCGTCGCGGAGGCCCTGGCGCGCGGGGCCCGTACGGTCTTCCTCTCGGCCGGCGACGAGGACGTGGCCCGCGTCTACGCCCGCATCGGCTTCCGCCGGGTGGCCACGGCCCTGATCGCCGAACCGCAGGCGTGA
- a CDS encoding protealysin inhibitor emfourin, with amino-acid sequence MRIQVVRTGGFAGIERRAEVDTAGRPDEGEWRALAQLALRPGPPGHPADRVRDGFSYRITVDGRTVACEEPNLSEAQRALISRVLKEGA; translated from the coding sequence ATGCGGATTCAGGTGGTACGGACGGGCGGCTTCGCGGGCATCGAACGCCGGGCCGAGGTGGACACCGCGGGCCGGCCGGACGAGGGCGAGTGGCGGGCCCTGGCCCAGCTCGCGCTGCGGCCCGGTCCGCCGGGCCACCCGGCGGACCGGGTGCGGGACGGCTTCTCGTACCGGATCACGGTGGACGGGCGGACGGTGGCCTGCGAGGAGCCGAACCTGTCGGAGGCCCAGCGGGCGCTGATCTCAAGGGTGTTGAAGGAGGGCGCCTAG
- a CDS encoding M4 family metallopeptidase encodes MDASHAHRHHPVFCTVVPPHLLDKAARSADSRRADLAQRTLERDSLLRTRRRVTAVRGIVPTLAAPASDEPDRTIYDAQHRTRLPGKKVRGEGDPLSRDATVNRAYAGLGATYDLFLKGFGRRSIDDSGLALDATVHYGEEYNNAFWDGQQMVFGDGDGDLFLDFTVSVDVIGHELTHGVTQYTANLTYHGQSGALNESMSDVFGSLIKQYSLEQTAEQADWLIGAGLLGPNVTGVALRSMKAPGTAYDDDELGRDPQPATMDDYVNTHSDNGGVHINSGIPNHAFYIVATELGGKAWERAGQIWYDALTGGELAENADFADFARLSTAAAVTRYGDGGAEHQALQKAWSAVGVPLEG; translated from the coding sequence ATGGATGCCTCCCACGCCCACCGCCATCACCCCGTCTTCTGCACGGTCGTGCCGCCGCACCTCCTCGACAAGGCCGCCCGCTCCGCGGACTCCCGCCGCGCCGACCTCGCCCAGCGCACCCTCGAACGCGACTCCCTGCTGCGCACCCGGCGCCGCGTCACGGCCGTGCGCGGGATCGTCCCCACCCTCGCCGCGCCGGCCTCGGACGAACCGGACCGGACGATCTACGACGCCCAGCACCGCACCCGGCTGCCCGGGAAGAAGGTCCGCGGGGAGGGCGACCCGCTGAGCAGGGACGCCACCGTCAACCGCGCCTACGCGGGGCTCGGGGCCACCTACGACCTGTTCCTGAAGGGCTTCGGGCGGCGCTCGATCGACGACTCCGGGCTCGCACTGGACGCGACCGTCCACTACGGCGAGGAGTACAACAACGCCTTCTGGGACGGCCAGCAGATGGTCTTCGGCGACGGGGACGGGGACCTCTTCCTCGACTTCACCGTGTCGGTGGACGTCATCGGCCACGAACTGACCCACGGGGTCACCCAGTACACGGCGAACCTGACCTACCACGGGCAGTCCGGCGCCCTGAACGAGTCGATGTCGGACGTCTTCGGCTCGCTCATCAAGCAGTACTCGCTGGAGCAGACGGCCGAGCAGGCCGACTGGCTGATCGGCGCCGGGCTGCTCGGTCCCAACGTCACCGGGGTCGCGCTGCGCTCCATGAAGGCGCCCGGCACCGCGTACGACGACGACGAGCTCGGCAGGGACCCGCAGCCGGCCACCATGGACGACTACGTGAACACCCACAGCGACAACGGCGGGGTCCACATCAACTCGGGCATCCCCAACCACGCCTTCTACATCGTGGCGACCGAGCTGGGCGGCAAGGCCTGGGAGCGGGCCGGACAGATCTGGTACGACGCGCTGACCGGCGGGGAGCTCGCCGAGAACGCGGACTTCGCGGACTTCGCCCGGCTCTCGACGGCGGCGGCCGTGACCCGGTACGGGGACGGCGGCGCCGAGCACCAGGCCCTCCAGAAGGCATGGTCCGCGGTGGGCGTCCCACTCGAGGGGTAG